A window of the Firmicutes bacterium CAG:345 genome harbors these coding sequences:
- a CDS encoding hTH domain protein (product inferred by homology to UniProt), protein MTASERRNAILEDLCMRRYEKVSNLAFQFGVSEKTIRRDILTLSLEYPIYTAQGNGGGIYVDKNFRLGRVYLKNEQQELLERLLPGLDGKDAELMKAILKTFGLEGAKK, encoded by the coding sequence ATGACGGCAAGCGAACGCAGAAACGCGATCCTTGAAGATTTGTGTATGCGCAGATATGAAAAAGTAAGTAATCTTGCGTTTCAATTCGGCGTTTCGGAAAAAACGATCCGTCGCGACATTTTAACATTGTCGCTCGAATATCCGATTTACACCGCCCAAGGCAACGGAGGCGGAATCTATGTAGACAAAAATTTCAGATTAGGTAGGGTTTATCTTAAAAACGAGCAACAGGAATTATTGGAAAGGCTTTTGCCGGGGCTTGACGGCAAAGACGCCGAATTGATGAAAGCAATCTTAAAGACATTCGGGTTAGAAGGAGCAAAAAAATGA
- a CDS encoding unknown (no significant homology to UniProt), translating to MAIEKRKAIKLTAIVLVVLTIFAAIFAAIYFVRQDSPAADNTLNVETENGFDNTKTYAMPKTMAFTAKSLAAAQANGQTVDVKIKASVSPWDAANQAVDYSIAWALLPLTEKRR from the coding sequence ATGGCTATCGAAAAAAGAAAAGCAATAAAACTTACGGCTATCGTTCTTGTTGTGCTTACGATTTTTGCGGCAATATTTGCGGCGATATATTTCGTAAGACAGGATTCTCCCGCTGCGGATAATACGTTAAACGTTGAAACCGAAAACGGATTCGATAACACGAAGACCTACGCTATGCCGAAAACGATGGCATTTACAGCAAAAAGTTTAGCGGCGGCGCAAGCGAATGGGCAAACTGTGGACGTAAAAATCAAGGCAAGCGTTTCGCCTTGGGACGCGGCAAATCAAGCGGTTGACTATTCTATCGCTTGGGCGTTGCTCCCACTCACGGAAAAGAGGCGGTAA
- a CDS encoding unknown (no significant homology to UniProt), which yields MINKEKFKWIAVFTALILLFAGVISALAIAIGNKPVEVKTEGQDVSAAAEDNPMVMLTMGNATIFRAAPEVSKVDTPEQVYVSQTVTATITPSTVVDKYVTWSVAWANDAPLKDKNISDYIKVTDDSQGNLTATVNCYKSFKGSKAILTCTTRQGGKTGTVNIVYEGVPSSMSITAPTGVTKYNLGKDSVDLLYVGKSYSLNLAMDNIFHSVGSNYNDFTVTVTGVGSVTCGSYSQSGRGAGWSSHSNVVDFNKIAKEFVTCSTSGNTLSINVTKSLYDYYESKETKIVEGNGETTTYTNKLYSINTDSDGNKPYLIVKVQHKTLGFSAQYKFFIGEEVSNVTTSKATITF from the coding sequence ATGATTAACAAAGAAAAATTCAAGTGGATTGCCGTATTTACGGCTCTCATTCTTCTCTTTGCAGGCGTAATTTCTGCGCTTGCAATCGCTATCGGCAATAAGCCCGTGGAAGTAAAGACTGAAGGACAGGACGTTTCGGCTGCAGCCGAGGATAACCCTATGGTTATGCTTACTATGGGCAATGCAACTATCTTTAGGGCTGCTCCCGAAGTAAGCAAGGTTGACACACCCGAACAGGTATATGTATCTCAAACGGTAACGGCAACCATTACGCCGTCTACCGTCGTAGACAAATACGTTACTTGGTCTGTCGCTTGGGCAAACGACGCTCCGCTCAAAGACAAGAACATTTCGGACTATATCAAGGTGACGGACGATTCGCAAGGCAATCTTACGGCAACGGTCAACTGCTACAAGTCTTTCAAAGGCAGCAAAGCAATTCTTACCTGCACCACAAGACAAGGCGGAAAGACCGGAACTGTCAATATCGTCTACGAAGGTGTGCCGTCAAGTATGTCTATCACCGCTCCTACGGGCGTTACGAAATACAATCTCGGCAAAGATTCCGTGGATTTGCTTTATGTCGGTAAGTCTTACTCTCTCAATCTCGCAATGGATAACATTTTTCATAGCGTAGGCAGTAATTACAATGACTTTACCGTAACCGTTACGGGAGTAGGATCTGTTACTTGCGGCTCTTATTCTCAATCAGGCAGGGGCGCAGGTTGGAGTTCTCACAGCAACGTTGTAGATTTTAATAAAATTGCGAAAGAGTTCGTAACTTGTTCGACTTCCGGTAATACGCTTTCGATTAACGTAACAAAGTCGCTTTACGATTATTACGAATCTAAGGAAACAAAAATAGTCGAAGGCAACGGCGAAACGACTACTTACACTAATAAGTTGTATTCAATTAACACCGATTCCGACGGAAATAAACCGTATCTGATTGTTAAGGTTCAGCATAAAACGCTCGGATTTTCCGCTCAGTATAAGTTTTTTATCGGCGAGGAAGTAAGCAATGTTACTACGAGTAAGGCAACCATCACGTTTTAA
- a CDS encoding uncharacterized protein (product inferred by homology to UniProt), giving the protein MAKNTDSSIKLLVLYDILLKSTDEEHALSTNEIIEELKKRGISVSRKVLPSDIDLLNKYGYEICSYVKKSRYYYAVHQLFDTAEITMLTDVIKASKLTETRKETIINKLYSTIGIYKNADNTDNIIFLDSKKHGNSSIIYNIDAIETAIKQKKKVSFLYYHLDENKKKVYHRDKKRYVFNPLSLIWSKDNYYLLCYDDRHDGTSRYRIDKMEDVTVEAEPILEKEEFNNFDSETYRKQIFSMFGGELEEVTIQFDKELLSDIYDKFGTDIEIQRKYGGALETTLSVQVSKTFFLWIVGTLGKVKIIEPNNVNERFDSFVKEITDNY; this is encoded by the coding sequence ATGGCAAAGAACACGGATAGTTCGATTAAATTATTAGTCTTATACGACATACTGCTAAAATCGACGGACGAAGAACACGCTCTTTCGACGAATGAAATCATAGAAGAATTGAAAAAGCGCGGCATTTCCGTTTCGAGAAAAGTTTTGCCGTCGGATATAGACTTGCTGAATAAATATGGGTATGAAATCTGTTCGTATGTAAAGAAATCGCGGTATTATTATGCCGTGCATCAACTTTTCGATACGGCGGAAATTACAATGCTGACAGACGTAATAAAAGCGTCAAAACTCACTGAAACAAGAAAAGAAACGATTATAAACAAGTTGTATTCCACGATAGGAATTTACAAAAACGCCGATAACACGGACAATATCATTTTCTTGGATTCTAAAAAGCACGGTAATTCGAGCATTATTTACAATATCGACGCCATAGAAACGGCAATAAAACAAAAGAAAAAGGTGTCGTTCTTGTATTATCATCTGGACGAAAATAAAAAGAAAGTCTATCATAGGGATAAAAAGCGTTACGTTTTCAATCCGCTGTCATTGATATGGAGCAAGGATAATTACTATCTGCTTTGTTACGACGACAGGCACGACGGAACTTCTCGTTACAGAATAGATAAAATGGAAGATGTTACGGTGGAAGCCGAGCCGATACTTGAAAAAGAAGAGTTCAACAATTTCGATTCGGAAACGTATAGAAAGCAAATCTTTTCAATGTTCGGCGGAGAACTCGAAGAAGTTACTATACAATTCGATAAAGAACTTTTGAGCGATATATACGATAAATTCGGCACGGATATAGAGATACAACGGAAGTATGGCGGCGCGTTGGAAACCACGCTTTCGGTTCAGGTAAGCAAAACGTTCTTCTTATGGATTGTAGGAACTTTAGGAAAGGTAAAAATAATCGAGCCGAATAACGTAAATGAAAGGTTCGACTCATTCGTAAAAGAAATAACGGATAATTATTGA
- a CDS encoding putative uncharacterized protein (product inferred by homology to UniProt) encodes MGSIKLKPKAIKVVCNNCFRITTGYRDENGVVKYQCTRCGATSVSKVMGRRHVQLDVYAPAGQELLDEDM; translated from the coding sequence ATGGGAAGCATTAAATTGAAACCAAAAGCGATAAAAGTGGTTTGTAACAACTGTTTTCGAATAACTACGGGTTATCGTGACGAGAACGGAGTTGTTAAGTACCAATGCACGCGATGCGGAGCAACAAGCGTATCGAAAGTAATGGGCAGAAGGCATGTTCAATTAGACGTATATGCGCCTGCCGGACAAGAACTATTAGACGAGGATATGTAA
- a CDS encoding unknown (no significant homology to UniProt) — protein sequence MANNNERRWSVPSKRAKGYAEERKAKVHQHGPKEGKELTDYEAGMRSGYLQAQSDHAGLFKYKKALAEGKTKAEAKKISRQKGKK from the coding sequence ATGGCAAACAACAACGAAAGACGTTGGAGCGTTCCGTCCAAGCGTGCGAAAGGTTACGCGGAAGAACGTAAGGCAAAAGTCCATCAGCACGGACCTAAAGAAGGTAAGGAACTTACCGATTACGAAGCCGGCATGAGGTCGGGCTATCTTCAGGCTCAGTCCGATCACGCGGGGCTTTTCAAGTACAAAAAGGCTTTAGCCGAGGGTAAAACCAAAGCGGAAGCAAAAAAGATTTCCAGACAGAAAGGTAAAAAATAA
- a CDS encoding unknown (no significant homology to UniProt): MTKKAETDYTVKVNGIPNYANIPKAVLEPIAKKFLENILKEQQKKDR; this comes from the coding sequence ATGACGAAGAAAGCGGAAACGGATTATACGGTCAAAGTCAACGGTATACCGAACTATGCGAATATACCGAAGGCTGTTTTAGAGCCGATAGCAAAGAAATTTCTCGAAAACATTCTGAAAGAACAACAAAAAAAGGATAGGTGA
- a CDS encoding unknown (no significant homology to UniProt), with product MENKIIVEKGTFEYNDKEYSSYFIAGKIKGKDVKVALMPPDKGGWAVLDILFSDTNQGELVVKPYELKDEKTGKVTATGNTYAVRTVDENGEIYECPVKPFKSSDKALLNMLLR from the coding sequence ATGGAAAACAAAATTATCGTAGAAAAAGGCACTTTTGAATACAACGACAAGGAATATTCTTCGTATTTCATTGCGGGTAAAATCAAGGGCAAGGACGTAAAGGTGGCGTTGATGCCGCCCGATAAAGGCGGTTGGGCAGTGCTCGATATTCTTTTCAGCGATACCAATCAAGGCGAACTTGTGGTTAAGCCGTATGAACTGAAAGACGAAAAAACGGGCAAGGTAACGGCAACCGGCAATACTTATGCCGTAAGAACCGTTGACGAAAACGGAGAAATTTACGAATGCCCCGTAAAACCGTTCAAGAGTTCGGATAAAGCACTGTTGAATATGCTTTTGAGATAA
- a CDS encoding unknown (no significant homology to UniProt), with protein MGVAPTHGKEAVTDYVTVTQDADGSLTATISCKKAFDSDKIIVTVTTRDGGYTAKCTVSFVGVANSIVINNSTLNPISDSKRGVYYQLGTNKTYNFDIALDNIFGKVGSQNLTVTLGGSGELYFGDEFVSGDSGMGSFSNMAKRKMSDMVNKFITSATISGNTLTLKTGSTVIENYYDEMVNDTEYYTGTTYKGRYVFYDEYDLTGGKDYDTNSEANVSALPSCYFTVTVKDTVSGVSETIKVWLVTSVKSVSLDKTNVSI; from the coding sequence TTGGGCGTTGCTCCCACTCACGGAAAAGAGGCGGTAACCGATTACGTTACCGTTACGCAGGACGCAGACGGTTCTCTTACGGCGACGATTTCCTGTAAAAAGGCTTTCGATTCGGATAAAATCATCGTTACCGTTACCACTCGCGACGGCGGATATACGGCAAAATGCACGGTATCGTTCGTGGGCGTTGCAAACAGTATTGTGATTAACAATTCTACGCTCAATCCTATCAGCGACAGTAAGCGCGGCGTGTATTATCAACTCGGAACGAATAAAACCTACAATTTCGATATTGCTCTCGATAACATTTTCGGCAAAGTAGGTTCGCAAAACCTGACGGTAACGCTCGGCGGTTCGGGTGAATTGTATTTCGGCGATGAGTTTGTCAGCGGCGATAGCGGTATGGGTAGTTTTTCAAATATGGCAAAAAGGAAAATGTCGGATATGGTAAACAAATTTATCACGTCCGCAACCATTTCCGGGAATACGCTCACGCTGAAAACGGGTTCCACGGTGATTGAAAATTACTATGACGAAATGGTCAACGATACCGAGTATTACACAGGCACGACCTATAAAGGCAGATACGTTTTTTATGACGAATACGACCTTACAGGCGGCAAAGATTACGATACGAACAGCGAAGCAAACGTATCGGCTCTTCCTTCGTGTTATTTCACCGTAACCGTTAAAGACACCGTAAGCGGCGTTTCTGAAACAATCAAAGTTTGGCTTGTCACTTCCGTTAAAAGCGTAAGCCTTGATAAGACTAACGTTTCAATATAA
- a CDS encoding unknown (no significant homology to UniProt): MQATKTRLVSIFLAFVLGICAVITTAAQTPLVARAESITYSGVMEDLKKDTSFKLENYPTKADDYSLQIIQLAESSDKELFVYVYQPSGKAKNFKASSINISTTINDSISYLNYKLELLNSSGVFYKYKVSGLTVKDESVRYYAISSIYRPFDESIDKQASGGNTITEVNYAGNKQYCFGEINGKPYVNCVDIETIVVTDKFVGFVRYKDGFKLYVGACDSHFVAFNTNKPMDKLLEADVYYTTQSYDWSSVPFVGVKETFGDKADKYAYLKYTDKVEHTGGGLFAGTYKWDRIQTIDDFIKGENRENIYHGAVLDVKTSSKLTDEALVELKGKKWVLRFAETNYSLNGYASTGSTFESYTLVGDVTILQLKFETDGITYNLGVIDNKQTGGKEPSNKTEIDVSLNNRGKTILYLLLLILLLVLLAPVLPYVLQAIVFVISLPIKGIAAIGKVCKRKRQERKERKIYEKVVATIDEPDYGNYDDYD, translated from the coding sequence ATGCAAGCGACAAAAACGAGATTAGTATCAATTTTTCTCGCTTTTGTCTTGGGAATATGTGCCGTCATTACCACGGCGGCACAAACGCCCCTTGTGGCAAGAGCGGAAAGCATAACTTATTCGGGAGTAATGGAAGATTTGAAAAAGGATACGTCGTTTAAGCTGGAAAACTATCCGACTAAAGCCGATGATTATTCATTACAGATAATCCAACTTGCGGAAAGCAGCGACAAAGAACTTTTCGTTTACGTCTACCAGCCGAGCGGAAAAGCCAAAAACTTCAAAGCGTCCTCTATCAACATTTCGACCACGATAAACGATTCCATTTCGTATCTGAATTACAAACTCGAATTGCTAAACAGTAGCGGCGTGTTTTACAAATACAAAGTTTCGGGGCTTACGGTAAAGGACGAAAGCGTGAGATATTACGCTATTAGTTCAATATACCGTCCGTTCGATGAGAGTATCGACAAACAAGCAAGCGGCGGAAATACCATAACCGAAGTCAATTACGCGGGCAATAAGCAGTATTGTTTCGGCGAGATAAACGGCAAACCGTATGTAAATTGCGTGGATATAGAAACGATAGTCGTTACGGATAAGTTTGTGGGGTTCGTAAGGTATAAAGACGGTTTCAAACTGTATGTAGGCGCATGCGACAGCCATTTCGTAGCGTTCAACACAAATAAGCCTATGGACAAACTTCTTGAAGCCGACGTGTATTATACAACGCAAAGTTACGATTGGTCTTCCGTTCCCTTTGTCGGGGTAAAAGAAACGTTCGGGGATAAAGCGGACAAATACGCCTATCTCAAATACACTGACAAAGTTGAGCATACAGGCGGTGGATTATTTGCGGGAACGTATAAGTGGGACAGGATTCAGACGATTGACGACTTCATCAAAGGCGAAAACCGCGAGAATATCTACCACGGCGCAGTTCTCGACGTAAAGACTTCATCGAAACTGACGGACGAAGCACTTGTCGAACTCAAAGGCAAGAAATGGGTGTTGCGTTTCGCCGAAACGAATTATTCGCTGAACGGCTATGCGTCAACCGGTTCTACATTTGAAAGTTATACGCTCGTTGGCGACGTAACTATCCTTCAATTGAAGTTTGAAACAGACGGAATTACCTACAACTTGGGCGTTATAGACAACAAACAAACGGGCGGAAAAGAACCGTCTAACAAAACGGAAATTGACGTGAGTCTGAACAACCGCGGCAAGACAATTTTGTATCTGTTATTGCTCATACTTCTGCTTGTTTTGCTCGCTCCCGTGTTGCCTTACGTATTACAGGCAATCGTATTTGTAATATCGCTCCCGATTAAAGGAATTGCAGCAATCGGAAAGGTTTGCAAACGAAAGCGGCAGGAACGAAAAGAACGAAAAATTTACGAAAAAGTCGTAGCGACGATTGACGAGCCGGACTACGGAAATTACGACGATTACGACTAA
- a CDS encoding repressor LexA (product inferred by homology to UniProt), whose protein sequence is MRAKNEDTKIRIYEYINEYIKNNRVSPTINEIAKNAGCAVSTAYKFLERLKDEGLIDTAGRGRITSSVNNWEMGYAPILGMVACGKPKLAVEDIQGYLPLNMDYFGKGEYFLLVASGESMINADIKDGDLVLIRKQNTFENGQIAVVLTESDCSDESMATLKRVYRDDKNKRFRLHPENDNMKDFYVENIDVIGIAVKVIKDVI, encoded by the coding sequence ATGAGAGCAAAGAATGAAGATACAAAGATAAGGATATATGAGTATATCAACGAATACATAAAAAATAATCGGGTAAGCCCGACGATAAACGAGATAGCAAAAAACGCCGGTTGTGCCGTATCGACCGCATATAAATTTTTGGAACGCTTAAAAGACGAAGGGCTTATAGATACGGCTGGGCGAGGACGAATAACTTCTTCGGTAAATAATTGGGAAATGGGATATGCTCCGATTCTCGGAATGGTTGCGTGCGGAAAGCCGAAACTTGCGGTAGAAGATATTCAAGGGTATTTGCCGCTCAATATGGATTATTTCGGCAAAGGCGAATACTTTTTGTTGGTGGCAAGCGGCGAATCGATGATAAATGCCGATATAAAAGACGGAGATTTAGTTCTTATACGCAAGCAAAACACTTTTGAAAACGGACAAATAGCGGTAGTGCTTACGGAAAGCGATTGCTCGGACGAAAGTATGGCAACTTTGAAAAGAGTGTATCGGGATGATAAGAATAAGCGTTTTCGATTGCATCCCGAAAACGATAATATGAAAGATTTTTATGTCGAGAATATAGACGTAATCGGTATAGCCGTCAAGGTAATCAAAGACGTGATATAA
- a CDS encoding unknown (no significant homology to UniProt) codes for MKWQRRLNIALTIALTTAFILLGILTFQQSYCRTFEALIDLYGGFKYYFRVLFGFGAEGLPSVTDYSKVMEWTVILPSDFESFKVNATTYFSMLFSKENFLSWLSAVGTKASVWAKVLTILLPCIIALIIVIKRLYASSNTKHNVDTIPLRVFKKISAVTYQPTKRFICCYIDFLREHSWIWISWAVMWAFHLNIASIVIEFFAYYFFFAVSFRADTIYTQFVKLARDLQPFFRFFPWWSLLIICYVLFERWRKKVALNKLRKCEAKNCGFINALPIVSMTCGSMGKRKTTMITDMTLSQEVMFRQKAFEILQKADMKFPYFPWICFEKELAACMEYGTVYNLATVKEWVKLKRSRYEKHGNALWQLYGYDCQRYGFTYDDALKISELFDVLETYAQAFFIYALQTSLIVANYSIRTDNRLLSEDNFPLWALDFFTDGKRCSRHSHILDFDVLRLGKKILDNNPKAGSFEFGVVAITEIGKERGNNLELKEVKKKNDETNQKNDLFNSWLKMCRHSATVDNFPFIKVFTDEQRPESWGADARDLCDIVNIVSAGDTKLALPFYTIEDMVSEIAFNRFIALYYDFRYRRGDNTLLVHILKSVTAWLWKRNARIYNKYGYSIVKVEKERGTMDGKPENKKYFLMNYKIYRNRFTTDCFSDYFNDLAGKTNVGLMDYIEYATEKASVDELKAQNSYFINGLYRDEEGA; via the coding sequence ATGAAGTGGCAACGACGGCTTAATATTGCACTCACGATAGCCCTTACAACGGCGTTTATTTTGCTCGGTATACTCACGTTCCAACAATCCTATTGTCGCACTTTTGAGGCTTTAATCGACTTATATGGCGGTTTTAAGTATTATTTCCGCGTATTATTCGGTTTTGGGGCGGAAGGTTTACCGAGCGTAACGGACTATTCAAAAGTTATGGAATGGACGGTAATTCTACCGTCGGATTTCGAGAGTTTCAAGGTCAATGCGACGACATATTTTTCAATGCTTTTCAGCAAGGAAAATTTCTTATCTTGGTTATCTGCGGTAGGCACAAAAGCAAGCGTCTGGGCAAAGGTTTTAACCATACTTTTGCCGTGTATTATAGCACTTATAATCGTAATAAAACGGCTATACGCAAGCAGCAACACAAAACACAACGTAGATACAATTCCTTTGCGTGTATTCAAGAAAATATCCGCCGTAACGTATCAACCGACGAAGCGGTTTATATGCTGTTATATAGACTTCTTGCGTGAGCATTCGTGGATATGGATTTCGTGGGCGGTTATGTGGGCGTTTCACTTAAATATCGCAAGTATTGTAATAGAATTTTTCGCCTATTACTTCTTCTTTGCGGTATCGTTTCGAGCGGATACTATATACACGCAATTCGTAAAACTCGCGCGAGATCTGCAACCGTTTTTCAGGTTCTTTCCGTGGTGGTCGCTCCTTATTATCTGCTACGTTTTGTTCGAGCGTTGGCGTAAAAAGGTTGCGCTTAACAAATTACGCAAATGCGAAGCGAAGAATTGCGGGTTTATAAACGCATTACCTATCGTTTCGATGACGTGCGGCAGTATGGGTAAACGCAAAACCACGATGATAACGGATATGACGTTATCCCAAGAAGTAATGTTCAGACAAAAAGCATTCGAGATATTGCAGAAAGCGGATATGAAATTTCCGTATTTCCCGTGGATATGCTTTGAAAAAGAACTCGCCGCGTGTATGGAATACGGAACGGTATATAACCTTGCGACAGTCAAAGAATGGGTAAAACTCAAACGCAGTCGATACGAAAAACACGGCAATGCTTTATGGCAATTATACGGATATGACTGTCAGAGATACGGTTTTACATACGACGACGCATTAAAAATAAGCGAATTATTCGACGTGTTAGAAACGTATGCGCAGGCATTTTTCATATACGCTTTGCAAACGAGCCTTATCGTAGCGAACTATTCTATACGAACGGATAACCGCTTACTGTCGGAAGATAATTTCCCTCTGTGGGCGTTGGACTTCTTCACCGACGGGAAAAGGTGCAGCAGACACTCCCATATTCTGGACTTCGACGTATTGCGTTTAGGCAAAAAGATTTTGGATAATAACCCGAAAGCAGGCAGTTTCGAGTTCGGCGTTGTCGCTATAACCGAAATAGGTAAAGAGCGTGGAAACAACCTTGAATTAAAGGAAGTCAAGAAAAAGAACGACGAAACAAACCAAAAGAACGACCTTTTCAACTCGTGGCTGAAAATGTGCAGACACTCCGCAACGGTAGATAATTTTCCGTTCATAAAGGTGTTCACGGACGAACAACGCCCCGAAAGTTGGGGCGCGGACGCAAGAGATCTATGCGACATTGTAAATATCGTTTCCGCCGGGGATACAAAACTTGCTCTGCCGTTCTACACGATAGAAGATATGGTGTCCGAAATAGCGTTTAATCGCTTTATAGCCCTATATTACGATTTCAGATACCGCCGCGGCGACAACACTTTGCTCGTGCATATTCTGAAATCCGTAACCGCTTGGCTATGGAAACGCAACGCTCGAATTTACAACAAATACGGTTATTCTATTGTCAAAGTTGAGAAAGAACGCGGCACGATGGACGGAAAACCCGAAAACAAAAAGTATTTCCTTATGAACTACAAAATTTACCGTAACCGTTTCACTACGGACTGTTTTTCGGACTACTTCAACGACTTGGCAGGCAAAACGAACGTCGGGCTTATGGACTATATCGAATATGCGACCGAGAAAGCGAGCGTTGACGAACTCAAAGCACAAAACAGTTATTTCATAAACGGTCTATACCGTGACGAAGAAGGAGCGTGA
- a CDS encoding sigma-70 region 4 type 2 (product inferred by homology to UniProt) translates to MKEYTYYFADGTKNTIEVEEKWYDLLKEMDEAERKQKYNYERHNYPLSQVDYEGETFADYSADPFEKMVAEIDKERIAAALTTLTDCQRVLFEKVFVERKKITEIAKEEGVCHQAISQRVERIKAKLKKLLS, encoded by the coding sequence ATGAAAGAATACACTTATTACTTTGCGGACGGCACAAAGAACACCATAGAAGTCGAAGAAAAATGGTATGACCTTCTTAAGGAAATGGATGAGGCGGAACGAAAGCAAAAATACAATTACGAACGCCATAATTATCCGCTTTCGCAAGTGGATTATGAGGGTGAAACTTTTGCCGACTATTCAGCCGATCCGTTTGAAAAAATGGTTGCGGAAATAGATAAAGAAAGAATAGCCGCGGCGTTGACAACGTTGACGGATTGTCAAAGGGTTTTGTTTGAAAAGGTATTTGTCGAACGCAAGAAAATAACGGAAATTGCGAAAGAAGAAGGCGTTTGTCATCAAGCAATCAGCCAAAGAGTGGAGCGTATCAAGGCAAAATTAAAAAAATTATTGTCGTAG
- a CDS encoding unknown (no significant homology to UniProt): MTNKATKIITYILLVLAVITIIGVVAHFTNGFTSDFKTFYVTVDGKDVMTSSSGYKVTIEKPLQVDVKYTFNFATDETKDYSVKIVPNKIENSDFTYTVDGESKSFQSETDLTAAFAIDKGEKSFIVKPKGKSLTEVLTAFYGKEVTDCENKGYTDMFTIIVMSYNGEASVKLNFTVAGKVTGVSFDKEVILF; the protein is encoded by the coding sequence ATGACGAATAAAGCGACAAAAATCATTACTTATATTCTGCTTGTTCTTGCCGTAATAACCATTATCGGCGTTGTGGCGCACTTTACAAACGGGTTTACGAGCGACTTTAAGACTTTCTACGTTACCGTTGACGGAAAGGATGTAATGACTTCTTCCAGCGGTTACAAAGTTACAATCGAAAAGCCCTTGCAAGTGGACGTCAAATATACTTTTAATTTCGCTACCGACGAAACGAAAGACTATTCAGTAAAGATTGTTCCGAACAAGATTGAAAACAGCGATTTTACATACACCGTTGACGGCGAAAGCAAATCGTTTCAATCCGAAACGGATCTGACGGCTGCTTTTGCAATCGACAAAGGCGAAAAATCTTTTATCGTTAAACCGAAAGGAAAATCGCTTACCGAAGTTCTGACTGCATTTTACGGTAAAGAAGTAACCGATTGTGAAAACAAAGGCTATACGGATATGTTTACGATAATCGTAATGTCCTATAACGGCGAAGCAAGCGTAAAACTCAATTTCACGGTTGCAGGCAAAGTTACCGGGGTATCGTTCGATAAGGAGGTGATTTTGTTTTGA